From Antennarius striatus isolate MH-2024 chromosome 9, ASM4005453v1, whole genome shotgun sequence, one genomic window encodes:
- the psma2a gene encoding proteasome subunit alpha type-2, with protein sequence MAERGYSFSLTTFSPSGKLVQIEYALAAVAAGAPSVGIKASNGVVLATEKKQKSILYDEQSVHKVEPITKHIGMVYSGMGPDYRVLVRRARKLAQQYFLVYQEPIPTGQLVQRVASVMQEYTQSGGVRPFGVSLLIAGWDEDQPYLFQSDPSGAYFAWKATAMGKNYVNGKTFLEKRYNNDLELEDAIHTAILTLKESFEGQMTEENIEVGICNEAGFKRLTPAEVKDYLAAIA encoded by the exons ATGGCGGAACGTGGCTACAGTTTCTCCCTCACCACATTCAG CCCCTCGGGTAAACTGGTCCAGATTGAATATGCCCTGGCGGCCGTAGCAGCTGGAGCGCCTTCGGTTGGAATCAAAG ccTCCAATGGAGTTGTCCTGGCAActgagaagaagcagaaatCCATTCTGTATGATGAGCAGAGTGTCCATAAAGTGGAGCCTATCACTAAACACATAGGCATGGTGTACAGTGGCATGGGGCCTGATTACAG GGTTTTAGTGCGACGAGCCCGAAAGTTGGCACAGCAGTACTTCTTGGTTTATCAAGAACCAATCCCCACAGGCCAGCTTGTCCAGAGAGTGGCCTCTGTAATGCAAGAGTACACACAGTCAGG TGGAGTGCGTCCCTTTGGTGTTTCACTGCTGATAGCTGGATGGGATGAGGATCAACCTTACCTGTTCCAGTCAGACCCCTCT GGAGCTTATTTTGCATGGAAAGCCACAGCCATGGGAAAAAACTACGTTAATGGAAAAACATTCCttgaaaaaag gtaTAATAATGATCTGGAATTGGAAGATGCCATCCACACAGCCATCTTGACATTGAAg GAGAGTTTTGAGGGTCAGATGACAGAAGAAAATATTGAGGTGGGGATCTGCAACGAGGCTGGCTTCAAAAGGCTCACCCCTGCGGAGGTGAAGGACTACCTGGCAGCCATTGCGTGA
- the mrpl32 gene encoding large ribosomal subunit protein bL32m, which yields MMNLSALVHSLRCSLLHIERRLLRAVGLERQLAPALAVNGPGLLPHPVKDQLEERPSPEHPHGLLDSILWMAAPKKRRTIEVNRTRRRSDSKLIKIKTNIDLCPECGHLKQKHVLCGFCYMKVCLETKLIRKQMKEMEGGLLNAPVVESVVIYDGETPSQQDKDKRIVERPRKRPAWFSQCLRDIKVV from the exons ATGATGAATTTATCAGCTTTAGTGCACAGCCTCAGGTGCTCTTTGCTACACATTGAAAGGAGGCTTCTGCGAGCCGTGGGCCTGGAGCGGCAGCTCG CTCCAGCTCTGGCAGTAAATGGTCCTGGTCTCCTGCCTCATCCTGTTAAAGATCAACTAGAGGAGAGGCCGAGCCCTGAGCACCCCCATGGTCTACTAGACAGCATCCTGTGGATGGCAGCCCCCAAGAAGAGACGTACGATTGAAGTAAATCGCACCAGAAGAAGATCTGACAGTAAACTCATTAAAATCAAG ACCAACATCGATCTTTGTCCAGAGTGTGGCCACTTGAAGCAGAAACATGTGCTGTGTGGCTTCTGTTACATGAAGGTCTGCCTAGAGACTAAACTGATCCGTAAACAGATGAAAGAGATGGAAGGCGGTCTACTGAACGCCCCTGTTGTGGAGTCTGTGGTCATCTATGATGGCGAGACACCCAGCCAGCAGGACAAAGACAAGAGGATCGTGGAGAGGCCCCGGAAGAGGCCCGCCTGGTTTAGCCAATGCTTGAGAGACATCAAGGTTGTGTGA
- the zmp:0000000930 gene encoding uncharacterized protein zmp:0000000930 has protein sequence MHCVSRGGCYLVNSYCDLQEDDHMRRESYQACWLSVVLETRPQYRLTLSETDSKCRESKKQQEAVHFMVQRDPDQTLSLGSNSSVVTKHRLPYSTSRGVVATIGCTEQLPITLRKEDKQEVIAIIQNLSKPVRESFRASSLMSSPRESSDRVPRRE, from the exons atgcactGTGTGAGCAGAGGAGGCTGCTACCTGGTGAACTCCTACTGTGATCTTCAGGAGGACGACCACATGAGGAGGGAAAGCTATCAAGCATGTTGGCTGAGCGTCGTTCTGGAAACAAGGCCACAATACAG gcTGACTCTGTCAGAGACAGACAGTAAATGCCGGGAGAGTAAGAAGCAGCAGGAGGCGGTCCACTTCATGGTCCAGAGGGACCCCGACCAGACGCTGAGCCTGGGCAGCAACAGCAGCGTCGTGACAAAGCACCGGCTGCCCTACTCTACAAGCAGGGGTGTGGTAGCGACCATTGGGTGCACAGAGCAACTACCAATCACATTAAGGAAGGaggataaacaggaagtgattgcCATCATTCAGAACCTCAGCAAACCAGTAAGAGAGAGCTTCAGAGCCTCAAGCCTGATGTCCTCACCAAGGGAAAGCTCTGATCGGGTGCCGAGGAGAGAGTGA